TGCCGACGCAATCGTTGGACGAGTTGACCAAAGAAGCGAACGACGAGGACGAGGAAACTGTCCCGCATCCTGAGTTCATCGCTGACTGGCGCGAAAACCCTGAAACGCTGTTGTTGCGTGCTGAGACGCGCCAGTTGATTGAGCAAGCGCTCAGCGAGTTGCCTGAAAAGTATCGCAGCGTCTTTTTGCTGCGGGATGTGGAGGGGCTGTCGGTGAAGGAGACGGCAGAGGCGTTGGGCATCAGTGAAGCCAATGTCAAGGTGCGCTTGCTGCGGGCGCGCCTGCAGTTGCGGGAGAAACTGACCCGTTGGTTCGGCGATGAAGCAAAACGCGTCATGCCTCATCGCCACGATGCACCGCTTCAAAGGACAGGTGAGGACACATGAAATGCGAGGAACTGCTCAAAATCCTGAGCGACTACATTGACGGCGAGATTGACCCGGCGGTGTGCGAGGGCTTTGAGCGACACTTGGCAGAGTGCGACCCATGCCAAGTCGTCGTGGACAATATCCGCAAAACCATCACCCTCTACCGCAACGGCGAACCCTTTGAGTTGCCGTTGGCGTTTCGGGAGCGGTTGCACCGGATGCTGCGGGAGCGTTGGAAAGCCAAACACAAGCGGCAGTGACGCTGTTGTAACCTTGCGCCGGCGCAATGCTCTTTTGTCGTGGCAGCGAAACACCGGTGCGCTTTGGAGGTGACCGACGATGCAAACGGTGGAACTGCGCCCGCAAACGACAGCGGCTACCGACGGTGCCCTCGCCGAACAGGTGAAAGCGTTAGAAGGGCGCGTCGCTCAACTGGAAGCGCAACTGCGACAAGTTCAGGAGGAATTGCCTGACAACCGCGTCAGCATCATCGTGTTCAGCGGCGACTTAGACAAAGTGCTGCCTGCGTTCATCATCGCGACGGGCGCGGCGGCAATGGGGATGGAAGTCAGCATGTTCTTCACCTTTTGGGGCTTGAACGCCCTCAAAAAGCGGCGCGACCTTGCGGGCAAAGGATTTCTGGAGAAAATGTTCGCGTTGATGACGCCTGTCGGGACAGAAGGGTTGGGCGTCAGCAAGATGAACTTTTTCGGCATTGGGGCGAAACTGCTGCGGGCGTTGATGCGGCGCAAGCAAGTCGCATCGCTGGAAGAGTTGGCGCAAATGGCACGGGACATGGGCGTCCGCATCATCGCCTGCCAAATGAGCATGGATGTGCTGGGCATCACGAAGGATGAACTGTGGGACGGGATTGAAGTCGGCGGCGTGGCAACCTTCCTCGCCGACGCGACCAAGAGCAAGGTGACGCTGTTCATTTGAGCCGATGGGGGCGAACCGTTGCGGCACAATTTCCGACGGTGCAAACCCGATGAAACGCGCTCACTGGGCGTGGTGTTTTCTCGCTGTCTTGTCGGTAAAAGCAGGGGCGCAGCCGCCGACGGTGAGTTTTTCCGTCACCGACCGACCGTTGCGGGAAGTGCTGACAGCGCTGAGCCAGCAAACGGGCTACACTTTCGTGCCCATCGGCGATGCGGGTGACCGCACCGTTTCGGCGCAATGGGACAAGGTGCCGTTGCCCGAGGCGCTGCGACGGTTGCGGGCGTTGGTGCGGTGTGCCTTCCTGCGCAGCCAACGCACCTACTTCGTCGTGCCGCTGCTTGACGCCGACGCGTTGCGGCAACGCCTTGCTCAAGCCCCATCGCCAAACACCCTTGCGGCGACGGTCGTTTTTGCCGAGCGCACTGGGTGGGGATGGCGCCCAGTGACAGCCCACCTGCAGTTTCAAGCGCCCGACCGCTTCACGCTGGAGTTGCCCCAAGCACGCATCTGGTCGGAAGCAGAGCGTGTGATGGCGTGGGACAAACAGCGCGGGGTCGTGACGGAA
Above is a window of bacterium HR17 DNA encoding:
- the sigW_4 gene encoding ECF RNA polymerase sigma factor SigW, with amino-acid sequence MVAQKLTDGELVRQAKAGDLSAFEELVNRYERRIWTLAKRIVRHDQDAEDVTQDTFLTALEHLDELREEERFGAWLVQIATRHAFRVLERRKRLPTQSLDELTKEANDEDEETVPHPEFIADWRENPETLLLRAETRQLIEQALSELPEKYRSVFLLRDVEGLSVKETAEALGISEANVKVRLLRARLQLREKLTRWFGDEAKRVMPHRHDAPLQRTGEDT